ACGCCGACGTCGTCGCACCCGCGACGTTCGCCGTCGTCGTGCAGGAGGCGACGCTCGCCCAGCTCCTGGCCGAGCCGGACGCCGGCATCGACTTCTCGCGGGTCGTGCACGGCGCGCAGGACTTCGCGTACGAGCGACCGATCGTGGCCGGCGACGAGCTCACCGCGACCCTCAGCGTCACGAGCGTGAAGACCCTCGGCGGCAACGCGATGGTCACGGCCGCGTCCACCGTCGTCGACGCCGACGGCCAGCACGTCGTCACCGCCACGTCCACCCTGGTCGTCCGAGGAGATGACGCATGACCGACACCACGTCCGGCACCGACGCCCCGACCGGCCTCGAGGTCGGTGCCGTCGTCGCCGAGCGCCAGGTCCACCTGACGCGTGACTCGCTCGTCCGGTACGCCGGCGGGTCCGGCGACTTCAACCCCATCCACTACCGCGACGACGTCGCCGCCGAGGTCGGGCTGCCCGGCGTCCTCGCCCACGGCATGCTGACGATGGGCCTCGCGGTCCAGCCGGTCGCCGAGTGGCTCGGGGACCGCGGGTGGGTCGCCTCGTACGGCGTCCGCTTCACCCGACCCGTCGTCGTCGACCCCCGCGACGGAGCCGACGTCGGCGTCGTCGCCAAGGTCGGCACCCTCGACGAGCACGGCCGTCCGCTGCGCATCGACCTCACCGTGACCGCCGCCGGGCAGACCGTGCTCGGCAAGGCGCAGGTCACCGTGGCCTTCCGCTGACCGTGGCGGACACCACCCTCGCCGACCTGACCACGCTCCGCGTCGGCGGGCCCGCCGGTCGTCTCCTGGTCGCCGAGACCACCGACGAGCTCGTGGCGCACGTCGTCGACGCCTGGGCGGACGAGGACGACTGGCTTGTCGTCGGCGGCGGGAGCAACCTGCTGGTCGCCGACAGCGGGTTCCCCGGCACCGTCGTCGTCGCACGGACGCGCGGGGTGACGCACGAGACCGACGCCGACGGCGTCACGGTCCGCGTCGCCGCGGGGGAGCCGTGGGACGCGTTCATCGCGACGACCGTCGAGCGCGGTTGGACCGGACTGGAGGCGCTCAGCGGCATCCCGGGCACGGTCGGCGCCGCCCCCGTGCAGAACATCGGCGCCTACGGGGTCGAGCTGTCCGACGTGCTCACCGCCGTCGACCTCCTCGACGCGGAGACCGGCGAGCGGTCCTGGGTGCCCGCCGCCGAGCTGGCGCTCGGCTACCGGACGAGCACGCTCAAGCACGGCCGTCGCGGCGTCGTCCTGACCGTCGAGTTCCGCCTCGGCACGGCGACCGAGGCGGGGGTGCCGGTCCGGTACGCCCAGCTCGCCGGTTCGCTCGGGGTCGACCTGGGCACGCGCGTGGCACCGACCGACATCCGGTCCGAAGTGCTCCGGCTGCGCGCCTCGAAGGGCATGGTCCTCGACGACGCCGACCCCGACACGTGGAGCGCCGGGTCCTTCTTCACGAACCCGATCGTCTCGTCGGGCTTCGCCGACACGATGCCCGCCGACGCGCCGCGGTGGCCGGCCGGCGACGACGTCAAGCTCAGCGCTGCGTGGCTCATCGAGCACGCCGGCGTGCACCGTGGGTACGGCGTGCCCGGGTCTCGCGCGGCGATCTCCTCGAAGCACACCCTCGCGCTGACGAACCGCGGGGGAGCGACCGCCGCCCAGGTGGCCGAGCTCGCGCGCTACGTGCAGTTGACCGTCGCGAACCGGTTCGGGGTCACCCTCGTGCCGGAGCCCGTCGTGGTCGGCGACCTGCTCGACTGACCACCGGAGGCGCGTGCCGGACGCGGGGCGGGCCTCCCGTCCGGTGGCCCCCGCCGTGCCGCACCGCGCGGCTGGGCCGGACCGCGCGGCTGGGTCGGACCGCGCGCAGACGGCACGGTGCCCCCGCACGCGCTGCGTGCGGGGGCACCGTGGCGACCGGCGTCAGCCGAAGAGGCGAGCCAGGCGCGCGACGCCCTCGGCGATGTCGTCGTCGCCGAGGGCGTACGACAGGCGCAGGTAGCCGGACGGACCGAAGGCCTCGCCGGGGACGACCGCGACCTCGGCGTGCTCGAGGACCAGGTCGGCGAGCTCGAGCGTCGTGGTCGGGGTCGAGCCGGCCCATTCGCGGCCGAGGAGTGCGGTGACGTCCGGGTAGACGTAGAAGGCACCCTGCGGCTCGGGCGTGACGAAGCCCGGGATCGCGTTCAGACCGTCGACGATGGCCCGGCGGCGGCGGTCGAACGCGTCCCGCATGGCCGTGACGGGCTCCTGCGGTCCGGTGAGCGCCGCGATCGCAGCGCGCTGGGACACGTTCGAGACGTTCGACGACAGGTGCGACTGCAGGTTCGACGCGGCCTTGACCGCGTCGGTCGGGCCGATCATCCACCCGACCCGCCAGCCGGTCATGGCGTACGTCTTGGCGACGCCGTTGACCAGGATCGTCGTGTCGGCGAGGGCCGGGACCTGCTCGAGGACGCCGGAGAATGTGACGCCGTCGTAGACGAGGTCCTGGTAGATCTCGTCGCTGATCACCCAGATGCCGTGCTCGAGGGCCCACTCGCCGATCGCGCGGGTCTGCTCGGCGGAGTACACGGCGCCGGTCGGGTTCGAGGGCGAGCAGAACAGCAGCGCCTTGGTGAGCGGTGTCCGTGCGGCCTCGAGCTGCTCGACCGTGACGAGGTAGCCCTGGTCGCTGCCGGCGAAGACGTCGACGGGGACGCCGCCGGCCAGCCGGACCGCCTCGGGGTAGGTGGTCCAGTACGGCGCGGGGAGGAGGACCTCGTCGCCCTCGTCGACGACCGTCTGGAACGCCTGGTACACGGCCTGCTTGCCGCCGTTCGTGACGATGACCTGCGCCGGGTCGACCGACACGCCCGAGACGCGGGCGGTCTTGTCGGCGATCGCGCGCTTGAGCTCGGGGAGGCCGGTCGCCGGGGTGTACCGGTGGTTGGCCGGGTCCTGCGCCGCCGCGACGGCCGCGTCGACGACGTGCCGGGGCGTGGCGAAGTCGGGCTCGCCGGCGGCGAAGGAGATCACCGAGCGACCCTCGGCCTTGAGCGCCTTGGCCTTCGCGTCCACCTTGAGCGTCGCGGACTCGGCGATGGCGGCGATGCGCGAGGCGATGCGCGGGCGATCGGTCGGCGTGGCGGCGTCCGACGTCGGACGCGGGGTCTGCTCGTGGCTGGCGGTGGGCTGAGTGCTGGCGGCTTCGGTGCTCACGCGCCCAGCCTACCGACGCGCCGCGCCGGAGCATCCGTCAAGTGGACACCGCCCTCGGGACTCCCGTACACTGTTCCGCGGTGGTTGAAGTCCACCGGATCACATGCGCCGAGTCGCAGATCAGGCGGCCCGCTCAGCGCGGTCGACGGACTTCCACCGGAACGGCCGACACATCCGCACGGGTGGGACGTTCCGAAGGGCGGTGGCTCAATTGGTAGAGCAGCGGTCTCCAAAACCGCAGGTTGCAGGTTCGAGTCCTGTCCGCCCTGCACATCGGGAAGGGTTGAAGTGGCGAGCAAAGACGTGGAGACGACGGCGGACGACGTCGTTGCCCAGGCGAAGGCCGACCGCGCAGAACGTCGCGGCCCCGTCGCCGCGATCGTGCTGTTCATCCGCCAGGTCTTCGGCGAGCTGCGCAAGGTCGTCACCCCGACCCGCAAGGAACTCTTCAGCTACACGGGCGTCGTCCTGGTGTTCGTCGTCGTGATGATGATCCTCGTGTCGGTCCTCGACTTCGTCTTCGGTCTCGGCGTCGGCTACGTGTTCGGCAACGGCCCCACGGCCTGACCCAGCTGGCGTGAACCCCGGCGCGCTGCACTCCTGGCGCGCCCGGCCTGACCGCAGGTCCGACCGCACCGCGCATCCTCGGGGTACGGTCGCCCGGAGACGGCGACGAGCTCCCCGCCCGGGACGCGAACGCCAACCCGATCCGCACCACCGAACGGAAAGAACCGACTGTGTCTGACTACTCCCGCGACGACATCGACCTCGCGACCGCTGCCGAGCAGTCTTCCGAGGTCGAGGAGAACCAGGAAGGCGACGTCGAGACGGGCGAGCTCCGTTCGACCGACTCCGCCGAGGAGCGCGCGATCACGGTCGAGGACGAGGACGACGAGTCCCTCGGCCTGAGCGACGAGCCCGACGACGGCACCGTCGCCGCCGAGTTCGACGAGACGCTGGACGCCCTGGCCGAGTCCCGCGACCCCGAGGCGGACGCCGTGGTGGACGACGCACTCGAGATCGACACCCCGGACGAGGCCGAGGCCGCCGTCGAGGCCGTCGAGGACGAGGAAGAGTCCGAGCTCGAGGACGAGACCGCCGCCGAGGCGAACGCCGCGATCGCCGACGAGGAGTCCGCGGACGCGCTCGGCGCGATCGCCCCGGAGTCCGAGGTCGACCTGGCTCCCGACACCGAGGTCACGATCACCGCAGAGGACGACGAGGACGCGCCCGAGGCCGACCCGTACGACGCCTTCAAGGCCGAGCTCCGGATGAAGCCGGGCAAGTGGTACGTCATCCACTCCTACGCGGGCTTCGAGCGTCGCGTGAAGGCGAACATCGAGAACCGCATGGTCTCGATGTCGATGGAGGACTACATCTACCAGGCCGAGGTCCCGATGGAGGACGTCGTCGAGATCAAGAACGGGCAGCGCAAGCTGGTCACCCGCGTCCGGATCCCCGGCTACGTGCTGGTCCGCATGGACCTCAACGAGGACTCCTGGTCCGTCGTGCGCCACACGCCGGGCGTCACCGGCTTCGTCGGCAACGCGCACAACCCCACGCCGCTCCGCTTCGACGAGGCGTTCGGCATGCTGAAGTCGCTCGTCCAGGTCGCCGAGGCCGCCCCGACCAAGGGTGGATCGAAGTCCGGCCGTGCCGCGCAGGCCCAGCCGCAGGCCGAGGTCGACTTCGAGGTCGGCGAGACGATCACCATCAAGGAAGGCTCGTTCGCGGGTCTGCCCGGGTCGATCTCCGAGATCAAGCCGGAGAGCGGCAAGCTCACCGTCCTCGTCTCGCTCTTCGAGCGCGAGACCCCGGTCGAGCTCAGCTTCGACCAGGTCACGAAGCTCTAGCGACGAGCATCCACTAGACTGTCCGAGTTTGGGTCCGCGCGCCTCGTGCGCTGCGGGTCCGTCACCGCGATCCGGATCCGCCGGAGACGCGGGAGAGTGCACGGGTCCCCGTGCGTTCGATCCCAGGAGGAAAGCGAAACATGGCACCGAAGAAGAAGGTCACGGGCCTGATCAAGCTGCAGATCAACGCGGGCGCCGCCAACCCGGCCCCGCCGATCGGTCCGGCGCTCGGTCAGCACGGCGTGAACATCATGGAGTTCTGCAAGGCGTACAACGCCGCGACCGAGTCGCAGCGCGGCAACGTCATCCCGGTGGAGATCACCGTCTACGAGGACCGTTCGTTCACGTTCATCCTCAAGACCCCGCCGGCAGCCGAGCTCATCAAGAAGGCCGCGGGTGTGAACAAGGGTTCCGCGACGCCGCACACGGTCAAGGCCGGGCGCATCACGGCGGAGCAGATCCGTCAGATCGCCGAGACCAAGCAGCCCGACCTGAACGCCAACGACCTCGAGCAGGCGACGAAGATCATCGCCGGTACCGCTCGTTCGATGGGCATCACGGTCGAGGCCTGAGCCTCACCCCACACACCCCAGTACTCACCGTGGGAGAGCCGCGCCGGCTCGCCAACCACGTATCTCGCAAGGAGACCACCATGGCGAAGAAGTCCAAGGCGTACCGCGCCGCGGCCGCGAAGATCGTGGCCGACAAGTTCTACACCCCGACCGAGGCCGTCGCCCTGGCGAAGGAGACCGGCTCTGCGAAGACCGACTCCACCGTCGAGGTCGCGCTGAAGCTCGGCGTCGACCCGCGCAAGGCGGACCAGATGGTGCGCGGCACCGTCATCCTCCCGCACGGCACCGGCAAGACCGCCCGCGTCATCGTCTTCGCGACGGGTGCAGCCGCTGAGGCCGCCATCGCCGCCGGCGCCGACGAGGTCGGTGGCGACGAGCTCATCGCGAAGGTCGCCGAGGGCTACACCTCGTTCGACTCCGCGGTCGCGACCCCGGAGCTCATGGGCAAGGTCGGTCGTCTCGGCAAGGTGCTCGGCCCGCGTGGCCTCATGCCGAACCCGAAGACCGGCACCGTCACGCCGAACGTGGCCCAGGCCGTGAACGACATCAAGGGCGGCAAGATCGAGTTCCGCGTCGACAAGCACGCCAACGTGCACTTCGTCGTCGGCAAGGCCTCGTTCACGCCGGAGCAGCTCGACGAGAACATCACCGCCGCTCTCGACGAGGTCGTCCGCCTCAAGCCGAGCGCTGCCAAGGGCCGTTACATCATGAAGGGCGCCGTCTCGACGACCTTCGGCCCGGGCATCCCGCTGGACGTCAACGTCCTGGCGTGATCGCTCGCGGATCGTCCTGATCCGCACCCCACGACGGCCCGCACCGATCCGGTGCGGGCCGTCGTCGTTCGCGGGGACCCGAACCCGGCCGGCGGACCGGAGCACTACCGTTGGTCCGTGCGGATCTTCGTGAACACTCTGCGGCTCGTCGTCGCCGTCGTCATCGTCGCCGCGGTGGTCACCGACCTGCAGGGCGCGCTGCGCAACGACTTCGTGTTCTGGAACTTCTTCGGGTACTTCACGAACCAGTCGAACCTGCTCGTCGCGGCCGTCCTGACGCTGACCGTCGTCGCCGCGATCGGGGACCGACCGTCCGGGCGTCGTCTCGACCTGTTCCGCGGCGCGGCGACCGTCTACATCGCGACGACGGGGCTCGTCTACAACACGCTGCTCGCCGACGTCGGCCAGGCGGTGGGGGAGTCCTGGTCGAACGACGTCGTGCACCGGTGGGTCCCGCTGTACGTGGTGCTCGACTGGGTGCTGTTCTCGGACCGCAGTCGGCTGTTCTTCCGCGACGTCTGGTGGTTCCTCGTCTACCCGGCGGTCTGGCTCGTGGTCGTCGTGGTGCGCGGAGCGACGGACGGCTGGGTGCCGTACCCGTTCCTCGACCCGGTGTCGGGCTACGGCATCGTGGCGCTGTACTGCCTCGGCGTCGCGGTGTTCATCGGCCTGATGGGCATCGTCGTCGTCGCGCTGAGCCGACTCCGGCTGGTGCCGGTCAGCGGGCGTCGCGCAGGCGGTCGAGCACGAGGTCGGCGAGTGCGATCAGCCCGCTGATGGCGTCGTCGTCGCGGTCGATCCACCGGCACTCGGGCTCGTCGGCCACGGGCACGAAGTCGTCGTGCTTCTCCCAGACGAACAGCGTGCGGTCGGCGCCGAGCACGTACTGCTGCCACCAGACCTGCCGCATGTAGTGCCGCGGGACGCGCTTCCACCCGGAGGACGTCGTCTTGATCTCGGCGAGGAGCAGCCGACCGTCGCGGTCCTGCCCGACACCGTCCGGGGTGGCCAGGTGCGCCCGGTTCGTGGCCGCGTGGAACAGGTGCGCCGAGGGCAGGATGCCGTGCGTCGCGGCCACCCACGACGCGATGACGGGTTCGCGGTCCTTACCGTGCTCGGTGTAGGCGTTGCCGGAGAACCGCGACCCGTAGCGCTTGTCGGCGACCACGGCGTCGACGGCGTGCAGCGACGCGAGGCGGGCCACGTCGGTGGCGGTGATGCCCATCGCGCGGGCACGGAGCCAGGCGACCCGGTCCGACGAGTGCGCGACGATCCGCTCGGTGTGGCCGCGCAGGGCGGTGAAGGCGTCGCGGGCCGGTCGCGGGGCGGACGAGGGTGACGCGACGGACCGGAGGTGGGCCTCCTGCCCGTCATCCAGGTCGCCCCACAGGGTGGGCTGCACGATCGTCACCCGACGATTGTCCACCCGACCACCGGCACCGGCGAAACCGGCGCGCGGCGGACCGGTCGGGGACGGTCAGGAGACGAGCTGCCGGCCCTCGGACAGCGTGACGAGTTCGTCGACGCCCGCGGGGGAGAGCGCGTACGCGATGGCCAGGGCGGCGGCCCCCTGCAGCGCGGCGATCGAACCGGCACGCGACTGCGCGATCACGAGGTGCTCGGTGGCGAGCGGCATCGAGCGGGAGTAGACGACCTCGCGGACGCCGGCCAGGAGGTGCTCCCCGGCCTGGGTGATCGACCCGCCGAGCGCGATCACCGACGGGTTCATGAGCGAGACGCAGGTCGCCAGGACCTCGCCGATGTCGCGCCCCGCCTGCCGGACGGCACCGATCGCGTCGAGGTCGGACCGGGCGACGAGGTCGATGACGTCCGCGCTGGTGTGCACGTCGTGTCCCTTGGCGCGGAGCGCGCGGGCGATCGCCGGACCGGAGGCGACGGCTTCCAGGCACCCGGTGTTGCCGCAGTGGCAGGGGACGTCGCCGGCCCGGGACACCCGCACGTGGCCGATGTCCCCGGCGGTGCCCTGCGCGCCGCGCTGCAGGCGACCCTCGGACACGATGCCGGAGCCGATGCCCGTGGCGACCTTGACGAACAACAGGTGGTCGAGGTCCGGCCAGCCGTGCTGGCGTTCCCCGAGGGCGGCGATGTTCACGTCGTTGTCGACGAGGACGTGTGCCTGGACGTGCTGTCGGAGCCACCCGGGGACGTCGAACCCGTCCCAGCCGGGCATGATCGGCGGGTTGGCGGGGCGTCCGGTGGAGAACTCGACCGGTCCGGGCAGGCCGATGCCGAAGGCGATGACGTCGTCACGGGCACGGCCGACCGCGTCGAGGAGCTCGTCGACGACGCCGATCAGCCACTGCAGCGTGGGGACGGGGCCGGCCGCGATGTCGATCCGTGCCTCGCGCGTGGACAGGGGCGTGCCGACCAGGTCCGTGACGGCGACGCGGCCGTGGGAGGCGCCGAGGTCGGCGGCCACGACGAGCCGAGCGGCGGGACGGAGGGCGATCTGCGCGGGCGGGCGACCACCGGTCGAGGCCGCGGTGTCGACGGCGCCGACGAGACCGACGTCGACGAGGGCGTCGAGGCGCACGCCGATGGTCGAGCGGGCCATCCCGGTGAGGGCGGCGAGCTCGCCACGGGTCCGCGGCACACCGTCACGCAGGATCTGGAAGAGCTCGCTCGTCCCGACCGGCGGCGACGTTGCCGTCCGAGTCATGTCGACCATGGTCGGAGTGAACCACACATCCTCCGAG
The sequence above is drawn from the Curtobacterium sp. L6-1 genome and encodes:
- a CDS encoding FAS1-like dehydratase domain-containing protein codes for the protein MSVNPELVGRAFPPAQPYLVGREKVREFARAVFATNPIHSDPDAARAAGYADVVAPATFAVVVQEATLAQLLAEPDAGIDFSRVVHGAQDFAYERPIVAGDELTATLSVTSVKTLGGNAMVTAASTVVDADGQHVVTATSTLVVRGDDA
- a CDS encoding MaoC/PaaZ C-terminal domain-containing protein; amino-acid sequence: MTDTTSGTDAPTGLEVGAVVAERQVHLTRDSLVRYAGGSGDFNPIHYRDDVAAEVGLPGVLAHGMLTMGLAVQPVAEWLGDRGWVASYGVRFTRPVVVDPRDGADVGVVAKVGTLDEHGRPLRIDLTVTAAGQTVLGKAQVTVAFR
- a CDS encoding UDP-N-acetylmuramate dehydrogenase encodes the protein MTVADTTLADLTTLRVGGPAGRLLVAETTDELVAHVVDAWADEDDWLVVGGGSNLLVADSGFPGTVVVARTRGVTHETDADGVTVRVAAGEPWDAFIATTVERGWTGLEALSGIPGTVGAAPVQNIGAYGVELSDVLTAVDLLDAETGERSWVPAAELALGYRTSTLKHGRRGVVLTVEFRLGTATEAGVPVRYAQLAGSLGVDLGTRVAPTDIRSEVLRLRASKGMVLDDADPDTWSAGSFFTNPIVSSGFADTMPADAPRWPAGDDVKLSAAWLIEHAGVHRGYGVPGSRAAISSKHTLALTNRGGATAAQVAELARYVQLTVANRFGVTLVPEPVVVGDLLD
- a CDS encoding pyridoxal phosphate-dependent aminotransferase, with translation MASRIAAIAESATLKVDAKAKALKAEGRSVISFAAGEPDFATPRHVVDAAVAAAQDPANHRYTPATGLPELKRAIADKTARVSGVSVDPAQVIVTNGGKQAVYQAFQTVVDEGDEVLLPAPYWTTYPEAVRLAGGVPVDVFAGSDQGYLVTVEQLEAARTPLTKALLFCSPSNPTGAVYSAEQTRAIGEWALEHGIWVISDEIYQDLVYDGVTFSGVLEQVPALADTTILVNGVAKTYAMTGWRVGWMIGPTDAVKAASNLQSHLSSNVSNVSQRAAIAALTGPQEPVTAMRDAFDRRRRAIVDGLNAIPGFVTPEPQGAFYVYPDVTALLGREWAGSTPTTTLELADLVLEHAEVAVVPGEAFGPSGYLRLSYALGDDDIAEGVARLARLFG
- the secE gene encoding preprotein translocase subunit SecE, giving the protein MASKDVETTADDVVAQAKADRAERRGPVAAIVLFIRQVFGELRKVVTPTRKELFSYTGVVLVFVVVMMILVSVLDFVFGLGVGYVFGNGPTA
- the nusG gene encoding transcription termination/antitermination protein NusG, which gives rise to MSDYSRDDIDLATAAEQSSEVEENQEGDVETGELRSTDSAEERAITVEDEDDESLGLSDEPDDGTVAAEFDETLDALAESRDPEADAVVDDALEIDTPDEAEAAVEAVEDEEESELEDETAAEANAAIADEESADALGAIAPESEVDLAPDTEVTITAEDDEDAPEADPYDAFKAELRMKPGKWYVIHSYAGFERRVKANIENRMVSMSMEDYIYQAEVPMEDVVEIKNGQRKLVTRVRIPGYVLVRMDLNEDSWSVVRHTPGVTGFVGNAHNPTPLRFDEAFGMLKSLVQVAEAAPTKGGSKSGRAAQAQPQAEVDFEVGETITIKEGSFAGLPGSISEIKPESGKLTVLVSLFERETPVELSFDQVTKL
- the rplK gene encoding 50S ribosomal protein L11, with the translated sequence MAPKKKVTGLIKLQINAGAANPAPPIGPALGQHGVNIMEFCKAYNAATESQRGNVIPVEITVYEDRSFTFILKTPPAAELIKKAAGVNKGSATPHTVKAGRITAEQIRQIAETKQPDLNANDLEQATKIIAGTARSMGITVEA
- the rplA gene encoding 50S ribosomal protein L1, whose protein sequence is MAKKSKAYRAAAAKIVADKFYTPTEAVALAKETGSAKTDSTVEVALKLGVDPRKADQMVRGTVILPHGTGKTARVIVFATGAAAEAAIAAGADEVGGDELIAKVAEGYTSFDSAVATPELMGKVGRLGKVLGPRGLMPNPKTGTVTPNVAQAVNDIKGGKIEFRVDKHANVHFVVGKASFTPEQLDENITAALDEVVRLKPSAAKGRYIMKGAVSTTFGPGIPLDVNVLA
- a CDS encoding Pr6Pr family membrane protein, whose product is MRIFVNTLRLVVAVVIVAAVVTDLQGALRNDFVFWNFFGYFTNQSNLLVAAVLTLTVVAAIGDRPSGRRLDLFRGAATVYIATTGLVYNTLLADVGQAVGESWSNDVVHRWVPLYVVLDWVLFSDRSRLFFRDVWWFLVYPAVWLVVVVVRGATDGWVPYPFLDPVSGYGIVALYCLGVAVFIGLMGIVVVALSRLRLVPVSGRRAGGRARGRRVRSAR
- a CDS encoding YqaJ viral recombinase family protein; the encoded protein is MTIVQPTLWGDLDDGQEAHLRSVASPSSAPRPARDAFTALRGHTERIVAHSSDRVAWLRARAMGITATDVARLASLHAVDAVVADKRYGSRFSGNAYTEHGKDREPVIASWVAATHGILPSAHLFHAATNRAHLATPDGVGQDRDGRLLLAEIKTTSSGWKRVPRHYMRQVWWQQYVLGADRTLFVWEKHDDFVPVADEPECRWIDRDDDAISGLIALADLVLDRLRDAR
- a CDS encoding ROK family transcriptional regulator, which produces MVDMTRTATSPPVGTSELFQILRDGVPRTRGELAALTGMARSTIGVRLDALVDVGLVGAVDTAASTGGRPPAQIALRPAARLVVAADLGASHGRVAVTDLVGTPLSTREARIDIAAGPVPTLQWLIGVVDELLDAVGRARDDVIAFGIGLPGPVEFSTGRPANPPIMPGWDGFDVPGWLRQHVQAHVLVDNDVNIAALGERQHGWPDLDHLLFVKVATGIGSGIVSEGRLQRGAQGTAGDIGHVRVSRAGDVPCHCGNTGCLEAVASGPAIARALRAKGHDVHTSADVIDLVARSDLDAIGAVRQAGRDIGEVLATCVSLMNPSVIALGGSITQAGEHLLAGVREVVYSRSMPLATEHLVIAQSRAGSIAALQGAAALAIAYALSPAGVDELVTLSEGRQLVS